The following proteins come from a genomic window of Dongia rigui:
- a CDS encoding DMT family transporter, whose protein sequence is MTAPASAPDRPVFAILLMNLAVLVFTSMDGLIKYASDTYGYPTGELIFVRNLFAFIPLLSYMLVVEKRLRLGTTQPWGHFWRGVFGVSAMYCYFLSYKLLPLSDAIALGLSGPIFLTILSVPLLGEKVGWRRWSAVVVGFVGVVIMTRPGSGVFDPYALIPLAAAIFYALAMISIRKMSANEPPTTIVFYFTAFAMLASLITLPFGHFNPDLAWRMPSGGVEFGLLLLIGTMGGAAQIALTTAFRRASVSIVAPFDYMALVYGFLIGFLVFGESPDRYLITGGVVVVASGIYIIHRETVLARARRRKAALPSLPVVE, encoded by the coding sequence ATGACCGCCCCCGCCAGCGCCCCGGACCGCCCGGTATTTGCCATCCTTTTGATGAATCTGGCCGTTTTGGTCTTCACCTCGATGGACGGGCTGATCAAATATGCCTCCGACACCTATGGCTACCCGACCGGCGAATTGATCTTCGTGCGCAACCTCTTCGCCTTCATTCCGCTCCTCAGCTACATGCTGGTGGTTGAGAAACGCCTGCGCCTTGGCACCACTCAGCCCTGGGGGCATTTCTGGCGCGGCGTCTTCGGCGTGTCGGCGATGTATTGCTACTTCCTGTCCTATAAGCTGCTGCCGCTGTCGGATGCGATTGCGCTTGGCCTCTCCGGCCCGATCTTCCTCACCATCCTCTCTGTACCGCTGCTCGGCGAGAAAGTCGGCTGGCGCCGCTGGAGCGCCGTCGTCGTCGGTTTCGTCGGCGTCGTGATCATGACCCGGCCGGGCTCCGGCGTTTTCGACCCCTACGCTTTGATACCGCTGGCCGCGGCCATCTTCTATGCGCTGGCCATGATCTCGATCCGCAAGATGTCGGCCAACGAGCCGCCGACCACGATCGTCTTCTATTTCACCGCCTTTGCCATGCTGGCCTCGCTCATCACCCTGCCCTTCGGTCATTTCAATCCCGATCTCGCCTGGCGCATGCCGAGCGGTGGCGTCGAGTTCGGCCTGCTGCTGCTGATCGGCACCATGGGTGGGGCGGCGCAAATCGCCCTCACCACTGCCTTCCGCCGCGCCTCCGTCTCGATCGTGGCGCCGTTCGACTATATGGCGCTGGTCTATGGCTTCCTGATTGGCTTCCTGGTCTTCGGTGAATCGCCGGACCGATATCTCATCACCGGCGGCGTTGTCGTCGTCGCCTCTGGCATCTACATCATCCACCGCGAGACCGTGCTGGCGCGCGCGCGCCGACGCAAGGCGGCGTTACCCTCGCTTCCTGTCGTCGAATAG
- a CDS encoding calcium-binding protein has product MATIFGTNSPEQIDGTNEADTINGWAIGNAAGNYGPVDDNDTIFGYAGNDIINGGNGLDFLIGDIGADTLSGGNGNDGLWGGDDNDSLRGDAGDDQLYGDNGNDYVSGGSGNDNMWGGDGVDTLRGDDGNDFIAAGAGDDFVNGGTGKDALYGGEGNDQMSGGEGNDELIGEAGNDKLYGNNGDDHMWGDAGDDKLYGEAGNDELSGGTGNDTLDGGEGNDGLWGGDGIDTLTGGTGNDSLVGDAGNDTLSGGDGDDYLWGSDGTDKVNGDAGNDWLEGNDGHDTLDGGTGDDILLGGTGNDSLTGGDGADQLVGEAGNDSLYGGNDGDLLWGFEGDDRIFGDAGNDNLIGGAGNDTLTGGTGADTFTFEHDAGIDTIKDFSVAEDSIAFNRAAFGISDDAAIEDYVLFSSSKTLPTAPGADHGYFLVSTGAVWWDADGTGSEAAVAITRFGVETPGLTSANFEFA; this is encoded by the coding sequence ATGGCGACAATTTTCGGCACCAACAGCCCGGAACAGATCGACGGCACGAATGAGGCCGACACGATCAATGGCTGGGCCATCGGCAATGCGGCCGGCAATTACGGACCGGTCGACGACAACGACACCATCTTCGGCTACGCCGGCAACGACATCATCAACGGCGGCAACGGCCTCGACTTCCTGATCGGCGATATCGGCGCCGATACGCTTTCCGGCGGCAACGGCAATGACGGCCTCTGGGGTGGCGACGACAACGATTCCCTGCGCGGCGATGCCGGTGACGACCAGCTCTATGGCGACAACGGCAACGACTATGTCTCCGGCGGGTCCGGCAATGACAACATGTGGGGCGGCGACGGCGTCGACACGCTGCGGGGCGATGACGGCAATGACTTCATCGCCGCCGGCGCCGGGGACGATTTCGTCAATGGCGGCACCGGCAAGGACGCGCTCTATGGCGGTGAGGGCAACGACCAGATGTCCGGCGGCGAGGGCAATGACGAGCTGATCGGCGAGGCCGGCAACGACAAGCTTTATGGCAACAATGGCGACGACCATATGTGGGGCGACGCCGGCGACGACAAGTTGTATGGGGAGGCCGGCAATGACGAACTGTCCGGCGGCACCGGCAATGACACGCTGGATGGCGGCGAGGGCAATGACGGCCTGTGGGGTGGCGACGGAATCGACACGCTCACCGGCGGTACCGGCAATGACAGCCTGGTCGGCGACGCCGGGAATGACACGCTGTCGGGTGGCGATGGCGACGACTACCTCTGGGGATCAGACGGCACCGACAAGGTCAATGGCGATGCCGGCAATGATTGGCTGGAAGGCAATGACGGCCATGACACGCTGGATGGTGGCACCGGCGATGACATTCTGCTGGGCGGCACCGGCAATGACAGCCTGACCGGTGGCGACGGCGCCGACCAATTGGTGGGCGAGGCCGGCAACGACTCGCTCTATGGCGGCAATGATGGTGACCTGCTGTGGGGCTTCGAAGGCGATGACCGAATCTTCGGCGATGCCGGGAATGACAATCTCATCGGCGGTGCCGGCAACGACACGCTGACCGGCGGTACAGGCGCCGACACCTTCACCTTCGAACACGACGCCGGCATCGACACGATCAAGGACTTCAGCGTCGCGGAAGACAGCATCGCCTTCAACCGCGCCGCCTTCGGAATCAGCGACGACGCGGCGATCGAGGATTACGTGCTGTTCTCATCGAGCAAGACCCTGCCCACGGCACCAGGCGCCGATCACGGCTACTTCCTGGTCTCAACAGGTGCGGTCTGGTGGGATGCGGATGGCACCGGCTCGGAGGCCGCCGTGGCAATCACGCGTTTCGGTGTGGAGACGCCGGGACTGACTTCGGCCAATTTCGAGTTTGCTTGA
- the gshB gene encoding glutathione synthase: MKLAVAIQMDPVETIDIDGDSSFVLGLAAQKRGYTLYHYHPRQMSWRDGKVTARARPVTFRRERGNHATLGAEEVLDLSTLDVILMRQDPPFDMAYITATHILERIHPETLVVNDPAHVRNAPEKLSVTEFKNVMPPTLITSDRHEILAFRAEHKDIILKPLFGNGGAGVFHVKPDDENLASLLEMFTQFYREPIQIQRYEPKVRLGDKRIILIDGKAVGAINRVPAQGEARSNMHVGGQAVKSTLTKREEEICEIIGPELKRRGLIFVGIDVIGDYLTEINVTSPTGLQQINRFDGVCLEDQIWDAIEARL; encoded by the coding sequence ATGAAGCTTGCCGTTGCCATTCAGATGGATCCCGTCGAAACGATCGATATCGACGGCGATTCCAGCTTCGTCTTGGGCCTTGCCGCACAAAAGCGCGGCTACACGCTCTATCATTATCATCCGCGTCAGATGTCATGGCGCGACGGCAAGGTGACGGCGCGGGCCCGGCCCGTCACGTTCCGTCGCGAGCGTGGCAATCATGCGACGCTGGGTGCCGAAGAGGTGCTGGATCTATCGACACTCGACGTCATCCTGATGCGCCAGGATCCGCCCTTCGACATGGCCTATATCACCGCGACGCATATCCTGGAGCGCATCCATCCGGAGACGCTGGTGGTCAACGACCCTGCTCATGTGCGCAACGCGCCGGAGAAGCTGTCGGTCACCGAATTCAAGAACGTCATGCCGCCGACCCTCATCACCAGCGACCGGCATGAGATCCTGGCTTTCCGTGCCGAACACAAGGACATCATCCTGAAGCCGCTCTTTGGCAATGGCGGCGCCGGTGTGTTCCATGTGAAGCCGGATGACGAGAATCTGGCATCGCTCCTCGAGATGTTCACCCAGTTCTACCGCGAGCCGATCCAGATCCAGCGCTATGAACCCAAGGTGCGCCTGGGTGACAAGCGCATCATTCTCATCGACGGCAAGGCGGTGGGCGCCATCAACCGCGTGCCGGCGCAGGGCGAAGCGCGTTCCAACATGCATGTCGGCGGCCAGGCGGTGAAATCGACGCTTACCAAGCGCGAAGAAGAAATCTGCGAGATCATCGGGCCGGAGCTGAAACGCCGCGGCCTCATCTTCGTCGGCATCGACGTCATTGGCGACTATCTCACCGAGATCAACGTCACTTCGCCCACTGGCTTGCAGCAGATCAACCGCTTCGACGGCGTGTGTCTTGAAGACCAGATCTGGGATGCGATCGAAGCGCGACTCTGA
- a CDS encoding SirB1 family protein: MPETNSRAEIEADLNRVGALPDAEIDLADTALGLAASDHLETSRHPYRLHLAAIADAMKMAAGLPSLNMAGPEGLEARCRLLADVMAGEFAYRGDRMNYDDLQNADLMRVIDRRQGLPVALAILYIHAARSQGWQIEGVNFPGHFVICLFHDGRAAILDPFDGGQMLETGDLRQRLKTTLGESAELQPGHYAGIGNRDILLRLQNNIKVRLIQEGNLPRAAAVVERMLMIAPDAAAFWREAGLIHSRLGNLLAAKHALARFLETADNDAQRHQVARLLQDINQRLQ; this comes from the coding sequence ATGCCAGAAACGAATTCCCGCGCCGAAATCGAAGCGGATCTCAACCGGGTCGGCGCGTTGCCCGATGCCGAGATCGATCTTGCCGATACGGCGCTCGGTCTTGCGGCCAGCGATCACCTGGAAACGTCGCGCCATCCCTATCGCCTGCACCTCGCCGCCATTGCCGATGCGATGAAAATGGCCGCAGGCCTCCCTTCGCTCAACATGGCCGGACCCGAAGGGCTCGAGGCACGCTGCCGGCTGCTTGCAGACGTGATGGCCGGCGAATTTGCCTATCGCGGCGACCGCATGAATTATGACGACCTGCAGAACGCCGATTTGATGCGCGTCATCGATCGTCGCCAGGGCCTGCCGGTGGCACTCGCCATTCTCTATATCCATGCCGCGCGCAGCCAGGGCTGGCAGATCGAGGGCGTCAATTTTCCCGGCCATTTCGTCATCTGCCTGTTCCACGACGGGCGGGCCGCCATCCTCGATCCCTTCGACGGTGGCCAGATGCTGGAAACCGGCGATCTCAGGCAGCGGCTGAAGACGACCTTGGGCGAGAGCGCGGAATTGCAGCCCGGCCACTATGCCGGTATCGGCAACCGCGACATACTTTTGCGGCTGCAGAACAACATCAAGGTGCGCCTCATTCAGGAAGGCAATCTGCCGCGCGCGGCCGCCGTGGTCGAGCGCATGCTGATGATCGCTCCCGATGCCGCGGCCTTCTGGCGCGAAGCGGGCCTCATCCATTCGCGTCTTGGCAATCTGCTGGCCGCCAAGCATGCTCTGGCGCGCTTTCTGGAAACCGCCGACAATGACGCCCAGCGCCATCAAGTCGCGCGCCTGTTGCAGGACATCAATCAGCGCCTGCAGTGA
- a CDS encoding BON domain-containing protein, translating to MPLRPLRLVAGGVAGLFLAALLPACSPVGTAVGVAATTINLATQERGLVTGVDDNLTWVTINERLLRHDQYLFQKVSLQVHEGRVLLTGFVQKPEDKQLATELAWQPSGVREVRNEIKIGRSLDLGDYSEDAWLIQRLRLKLMADRQVRANNFSIDCIRSTVYLTGIAQNDVERQRVIDHARDIAYVRQVVSYVRLVSDPLPPVPATKPYPNPPPGPAKKKAVEQPVVAATVDRLPSSPAASAPGQPAPAQPALVEKTASAEVPLLPRSTQPATSQSVPVTLP from the coding sequence ATGCCGTTACGCCCGTTGCGCCTGGTCGCCGGGGGGGTGGCCGGGCTGTTTCTCGCCGCTTTGCTGCCGGCCTGTTCCCCCGTGGGTACCGCCGTCGGTGTTGCTGCCACCACCATCAATCTGGCGACCCAGGAACGTGGCCTGGTGACCGGCGTCGACGACAACCTGACTTGGGTCACCATCAACGAACGGCTGCTGCGCCACGACCAATACCTGTTCCAGAAGGTGAGCCTCCAGGTGCATGAGGGGCGCGTGCTGCTGACCGGCTTCGTGCAGAAGCCGGAGGACAAGCAATTGGCGACCGAGCTGGCCTGGCAGCCGAGCGGCGTGCGCGAGGTCAGGAACGAGATCAAGATCGGCCGTTCGCTCGATCTTGGCGATTACAGCGAGGATGCCTGGCTGATCCAGCGGCTGCGCTTGAAGCTGATGGCAGACCGACAGGTCCGCGCCAACAATTTCTCGATCGATTGCATTCGCTCGACCGTCTATCTGACGGGTATTGCACAGAACGACGTGGAGCGGCAGCGCGTCATCGATCACGCGCGCGACATTGCCTATGTGCGCCAGGTGGTGAGCTATGTGCGCCTGGTGAGCGACCCGCTGCCGCCCGTGCCGGCCACGAAGCCATATCCCAATCCGCCGCCTGGCCCGGCCAAGAAGAAGGCGGTCGAACAACCCGTCGTCGCCGCGACGGTCGACCGCCTGCCGTCCTCGCCGGCCGCATCGGCACCGGGTCAGCCGGCACCCGCCCAGCCGGCTTTGGTTGAAAAGACCGCCAGCGCCGAGGTGCCACTTTTACCGCGTTCCACGCAACCGGCGACATCGCAGAGCGTTCCGGTTACATTGCCTTAA
- a CDS encoding YraN family protein → MRDRRQRGSKARRRGLWAESLAVAYLRLKGYRIVERNWRSKLGEIDILVRKGHVLALVEVKTRGDAALARGAVMGPQQRRLARALGHYLKTRPELAGLDLRCDVVAFAKLGWPIHLLDAWRPEAF, encoded by the coding sequence ATGCGTGACCGGCGCCAGCGGGGCTCGAAGGCGCGCCGCCGCGGGCTCTGGGCGGAGAGCCTCGCCGTCGCTTATCTGCGCCTTAAAGGCTATCGCATCGTCGAGCGCAATTGGCGCTCGAAGCTTGGCGAGATCGACATCCTGGTCCGCAAGGGCCATGTCCTGGCCCTGGTCGAGGTGAAGACCCGGGGCGATGCGGCGCTCGCCCGGGGCGCCGTCATGGGCCCGCAACAGCGCCGGCTCGCCCGGGCGCTGGGCCATTACCTCAAGACCCGGCCGGAACTGGCGGGGTTGGATCTGCGCTGTGATGTGGTCGCCTTTGCCAAGCTGGGCTGGCCAATCCATCTGCTGGACGCCTGGCGCCCAGAGGCCTTTTGA
- the rsmI gene encoding 16S rRNA (cytidine(1402)-2'-O)-methyltransferase: MTKPNDSGPASKPDAAPEKGETAAFSRKPRGELGGELGGELGLVATPIGNLGDLSQRAAEYLKASDAIACEDSRITIRLLQHLGIKKPLLSYHDHNADEMRPKLIDRVTRGEKIALVSDAGTPLISDPGFKLVREMAAQGLRVTALPGPSAPVMALILSGLPTDRFLFLGFLDAKSAARRSELEEVAALRASLILFETAPRLVTALSDLRAVLGDRPAAVARELTKMFEEVRRGSLQELLDHYTQAGPPKGEIVIVIGPPLADAGPSADTLDDALRKALRAMRVKEAAEAVAAATGLPKRQVYQRALELKQETSDDA, encoded by the coding sequence ATGACAAAGCCTAACGATAGCGGCCCGGCAAGTAAACCTGACGCAGCGCCGGAAAAGGGCGAAACGGCGGCATTCTCGCGCAAACCCCGTGGCGAATTGGGTGGCGAATTGGGTGGCGAATTGGGCCTGGTGGCGACGCCGATCGGCAATCTGGGCGACCTGTCCCAGCGCGCGGCGGAATATCTGAAGGCGTCCGATGCCATCGCCTGCGAGGATTCGCGCATCACCATCCGCCTGCTGCAGCATCTGGGGATCAAGAAACCGCTGCTCAGCTATCACGACCACAATGCCGACGAGATGCGGCCCAAACTGATTGACCGCGTGACGCGCGGTGAGAAAATCGCCCTGGTATCGGATGCCGGCACGCCGCTCATCTCCGATCCCGGTTTCAAGCTGGTGCGCGAGATGGCGGCCCAAGGCCTCAGGGTCACGGCGCTGCCTGGGCCGTCGGCGCCGGTGATGGCCCTCATTCTCTCTGGCCTGCCCACGGACCGCTTCCTGTTTCTGGGTTTTCTCGATGCCAAATCGGCGGCGCGGCGCTCGGAGCTTGAGGAGGTGGCCGCTTTGCGCGCCTCGCTCATTCTTTTTGAGACGGCACCGCGTCTGGTAACGGCTCTCAGCGATCTGCGCGCGGTGCTGGGCGACCGGCCGGCGGCGGTGGCGCGGGAACTCACCAAGATGTTCGAAGAAGTGCGCCGCGGCTCGCTGCAGGAATTGCTCGACCATTACACGCAAGCCGGTCCGCCCAAGGGCGAGATCGTCATTGTCATTGGCCCGCCTTTGGCAGATGCCGGGCCCAGCGCCGACACGCTCGACGATGCCTTGCGCAAGGCGCTCCGAGCCATGCGCGTCAAGGAAGCCGCCGAGGCGGTGGCGGCAGCGACGGGTTTGCCCAAGCGCCAAGTCTATCAGCGTGCATTGGAACTGAAGCAGGAAACCAGCGACGATGCGTGA
- a CDS encoding penicillin-binding protein activator yields the protein MIAAPKPTRRISALAGALMSSFAFLALAACAPNVAPPPKVSQPTPAPVITPPVVQAPTTPAEPIDTDIKVGLLLPLSGQQGSLGRAMLQAADMGLFDVAGDNFKLIPRDTATPGGPAAAARETLADKADIVLGPLFGAELKQATAPVIAARVPMVSFSNDNSQAQSGVYILGITPESQVARVVAYAASQGVKRFAIMTPNNAYGRLVLAAYQESAVKAGGTISQVTFYDPKSLDLTQPVREMADAYKRSGFDALMIPEGGQKLRAFAAMLPAFEMPTGLVRLLGTAQWQDPAIATEPALAGGWFAAVAPERFQSFAQRYTSLYGTAPDPRAAIVYDAVTLAVALAQSKEGGDFSQTRITDPSGFAGVTGVFRLDAGGKTERGLAVLEVGGGTFNVKDPAPTTFAAAIN from the coding sequence ATGATCGCAGCACCGAAGCCGACGCGCCGCATTTCTGCCTTGGCGGGCGCCCTGATGTCGAGCTTCGCTTTCCTGGCCCTGGCCGCCTGCGCCCCCAACGTAGCGCCCCCGCCCAAGGTTAGCCAGCCGACCCCGGCCCCGGTCATCACCCCGCCCGTCGTCCAGGCGCCCACCACCCCGGCCGAGCCGATCGATACCGACATCAAGGTGGGGCTGTTGCTGCCGCTTTCCGGCCAGCAGGGCAGCCTGGGGCGCGCCATGCTGCAGGCCGCCGATATGGGTCTTTTCGACGTGGCCGGTGACAATTTCAAGCTGATCCCGCGCGACACGGCGACCCCTGGCGGACCGGCTGCCGCCGCGCGCGAGACATTGGCCGACAAGGCCGACATCGTCTTGGGCCCGCTTTTTGGCGCGGAGCTCAAGCAGGCGACCGCCCCGGTCATCGCGGCGCGCGTACCGATGGTGAGTTTCAGCAACGACAATTCCCAGGCCCAATCCGGTGTCTATATCCTCGGCATCACGCCGGAGAGCCAGGTCGCCCGCGTCGTCGCCTATGCCGCGAGCCAGGGCGTCAAGCGCTTTGCCATCATGACGCCCAACAATGCCTATGGCCGGCTTGTGCTGGCTGCCTATCAGGAATCGGCGGTGAAGGCCGGCGGCACGATTTCGCAGGTCACCTTTTACGACCCGAAGTCGCTCGATCTTACCCAGCCGGTGCGCGAGATGGCCGACGCCTATAAGCGCAGCGGCTTCGATGCGCTGATGATTCCCGAAGGCGGGCAGAAGCTCCGCGCCTTTGCCGCCATGCTGCCGGCCTTCGAAATGCCGACTGGCCTGGTCCGCCTGCTGGGCACCGCGCAATGGCAGGACCCGGCCATCGCCACCGAGCCTGCCCTCGCCGGTGGCTGGTTTGCCGCCGTGGCACCCGAGAGATTCCAGAGCTTCGCGCAGCGTTATACCAGCCTCTATGGGACCGCCCCCGACCCCCGCGCGGCCATCGTTTATGACGCCGTGACCCTGGCCGTTGCCTTGGCGCAATCGAAGGAAGGCGGCGATTTCAGCCAGACCCGCATCACGGATCCCTCAGGTTTTGCCGGCGTCACCGGCGTCTTCCGCCTGGATGCCGGCGGCAAGACCGAGCGCGGCCTTGCCGTGCTCGAGGTGGGTGGCGGAACGTTCAACGTGAAGGATCCGGCGCCGACGACCTTCGCCGCGGCGATCAACTGA
- a CDS encoding ATP-grasp fold amidoligase family protein gives MIGSGTSFPQRGLRRAHRVLCRTLPNHRGINYLLALPQFWHGNKRLPRRDNDPSASLNDFIFRRMIQDDWSPLQRACVDKEHVKEIVLQKVPQVKVARTVAVLPLAATTTAQDVMAFLTPFLGQRLVVKPTHSCGVILYLDRPLAEQNLGAFVQFSKRNFFHAARETQYDGLEKKLIVEENIAPASGLNDYKFTCANGHILHGRMDVGRFTARHQRALFTVPAFDIIPVRYGGLEIPAAIEKPPHFAEMVEIAEALSRGFDFVRVDLYDTPDGVYFGELTFTPCAGSTSYSDERLPIDLARRLRAIAATAPVVPANQPG, from the coding sequence ATGATCGGATCAGGGACAAGTTTCCCGCAGCGGGGGCTGCGGCGGGCACATCGCGTGTTGTGCCGGACGCTGCCCAATCACCGAGGCATCAACTACCTTCTCGCCTTGCCGCAGTTCTGGCACGGCAACAAGCGCCTGCCGCGTCGGGACAATGATCCGTCCGCCTCGCTCAACGACTTCATCTTCCGGCGCATGATCCAAGACGACTGGTCGCCCTTGCAGCGCGCCTGCGTTGACAAGGAGCATGTCAAAGAAATCGTGCTGCAGAAGGTGCCGCAGGTGAAGGTCGCCCGGACCGTCGCTGTGCTGCCGCTTGCCGCAACGACAACGGCCCAAGACGTCATGGCTTTTCTGACGCCGTTTCTTGGCCAACGCCTGGTGGTGAAACCCACCCATAGCTGCGGCGTCATCCTCTATCTCGACCGGCCGCTGGCCGAGCAGAACCTTGGTGCTTTCGTGCAGTTCTCGAAGCGCAACTTCTTCCACGCCGCGCGCGAAACGCAATATGACGGCCTGGAGAAGAAGCTGATCGTCGAGGAGAACATCGCCCCTGCGAGCGGCCTCAACGATTACAAATTCACCTGTGCCAATGGCCACATCCTGCATGGGCGGATGGATGTCGGGCGATTCACCGCGCGGCACCAGCGTGCCCTCTTCACCGTGCCGGCGTTCGACATTATCCCGGTGCGCTATGGCGGGTTGGAGATTCCCGCCGCGATCGAAAAGCCGCCGCATTTTGCCGAGATGGTCGAGATCGCAGAGGCCCTGTCGCGCGGATTCGATTTCGTGCGCGTCGATCTCTACGACACGCCGGATGGCGTCTATTTCGGTGAATTGACGTTCACACCCTGCGCCGGCTCGACCTCCTATTCCGACGAACGCCTGCCGATCGATCTGGCGAGGCGCCTCAGGGCCATTGCGGCCACGGCACCGGTCGTCCCGGCAAATCAGCCGGGATGA
- a CDS encoding ATP-grasp fold amidoligase family protein, translating into MVVTTDALLQRGLGMVHRQVSRMLPSHLFFNYCLALPRFYGGNGRMPRFSSDPRATLNDIIFHRMIRNEWSVLQQASIDKEFAKELATAKAPQVKVPMTESVLHLKRSTTVADVADWLRPFLGHKLVVKPTHSFGAILYLDDTISMRDLAQFVRYAKRNFFHARREAQYRNLEKKLIVEQNLAPDQRIKDYKFACSDGYVLHGRLDVDRFTPQHRRALFTVPDFNIIPVRCGGLDFPEHIERPPHLEQMIEIAAQLSRGFDFVRIDLYDTPQGVYFGEFTFTPSAGACSYSDEAIAIAMATRLKMLAPSCSELQRPPSAEQVPEHGIEPLAAGGSGDQAAFLHLKKSTFAEAS; encoded by the coding sequence ATGGTTGTTACGACAGACGCATTGTTGCAGCGTGGACTTGGCATGGTTCATCGGCAGGTCAGCCGAATGCTGCCGAGCCATCTTTTCTTCAATTACTGCCTGGCATTGCCGCGCTTCTACGGTGGCAATGGCCGCATGCCGCGCTTCTCATCCGATCCGCGCGCGACCCTCAACGACATCATCTTTCACCGCATGATCCGCAACGAGTGGTCGGTGCTGCAGCAGGCCTCGATCGACAAGGAATTCGCCAAGGAGCTGGCAACCGCCAAGGCACCCCAGGTGAAGGTTCCGATGACCGAAAGCGTGCTGCATCTCAAGCGCTCCACCACCGTCGCCGATGTGGCCGATTGGCTGCGACCGTTCCTCGGGCACAAACTGGTGGTGAAGCCCACCCACAGCTTCGGCGCCATTCTCTATCTCGACGACACGATCAGCATGCGGGATCTGGCGCAATTCGTGCGCTATGCCAAGCGGAACTTCTTTCATGCCCGGCGCGAAGCACAGTACCGGAATCTGGAAAAGAAACTGATCGTCGAACAGAACCTGGCCCCGGACCAGCGCATCAAGGATTACAAGTTCGCCTGCTCCGACGGCTATGTGCTGCACGGGAGGCTTGATGTCGACCGTTTCACGCCGCAGCATCGGCGCGCCTTGTTCACCGTGCCGGATTTCAACATCATCCCGGTGCGCTGTGGCGGGCTGGATTTCCCGGAACATATCGAACGCCCGCCACATCTGGAGCAGATGATCGAGATCGCCGCCCAGCTCTCGCGCGGCTTCGACTTCGTGCGCATCGATCTCTATGACACGCCGCAAGGCGTCTATTTCGGCGAATTCACGTTCACACCCAGTGCCGGGGCCTGTTCCTATTCCGATGAGGCAATCGCCATTGCCATGGCGACGCGGCTCAAGATGCTGGCGCCCAGTTGCAGCGAGTTGCAGCGGCCCCCGTCAGCCGAGCAAGTCCCCGAGCACGGCATCGAGCCGCTGGCGGCCGGCGGCAGTGGCGATCAGGCGGCCTTCCTGCACCTCAAGAAATCCACCTTCGCCGAGGCGTCTTAA